A stretch of Lactiplantibacillus brownii DNA encodes these proteins:
- a CDS encoding cation-translocating P-type ATPase, with product MGKSGMTTDDFAKLSVDQFYQALKTQATGLSAADAAKRLQDVGPNTIQQTQSRSQFKAFIKNFTSLMALLLWVSGLIAMFVGMLELGIAIWAVNVINGCFSFWQEHAAQKATDSLKEMLPTYTHVMRAGKTIQINATDLVPGDVFTIQAGNSISADARIIQGTALQVDESALTGESVAVDKKPTYDKGDGKFSEANIVYAGTVAVNGTATAVAVQTGMQTEFGQIASLTQNQKTTVSPLTAELNRLTRQLSLIAILIGLVFFVAAIFFVHYPVAKSFIFALGMIVAFIPEGLLPTVTLSLAQGVTRMSKKHALVKELSSVETLGETTVICSDKTGTLTQNQMTINHVWLRQQHYRVSGEGYVNNGQLLLNKQPVDLTKAPDLALLLRISGLDNDTEIQPGKTAQAKPKILGTPTEAAHLILTQKSGLVLDKLRQQYPRLEELPFDSDRKRMTTIHRQPDGQQVVYVKGALDGILPICDTVLDNGKVRPLTATDTATIDAANKHYAAEGLRSMAMAYRSYDGLPTDPTDCTIENTEQHLTFVGLTVMADPPRPEIYEAVEKCHRANIRIIMVTGDSPLTAKSVAVKIGIDSDQVRVITGDELTAMSDSDLQTAVKGEVIFARVAPEQKYRIVKANQHNGEIVAATGDGVNDAPALKQADIGIAMGVTGTDVAKDAADMILTDDNFASIVAAIEEGRTVYSNLQKFLLYILNSNVPEAIPSVLFLFSRGLIPLPLTVMQILTVDLGTDMLPALGLGAEKSEPGIMDQPPRARNAHLLNKSIIWKAFGWYGMIASVLSTVAYFFVNYLHGWPNVALAASGDTYVMATTMTLAAIVFCQIAAAINCRTKVTSVFKIGLFSNHRVWWGIGFEIILIAVLMYVPVLQGLFNTAAINGRDWLLLFSIPIPLILIEEARKAVVRRRLTP from the coding sequence ATGGGAAAATCTGGAATGACTACCGATGATTTTGCAAAATTATCCGTTGACCAATTTTACCAAGCCCTCAAGACCCAAGCGACCGGTCTGAGCGCTGCGGATGCCGCCAAACGTCTACAAGATGTTGGCCCTAATACGATTCAACAAACGCAATCGCGGTCGCAATTCAAAGCATTTATCAAGAACTTTACCAGTCTGATGGCGTTACTACTCTGGGTCAGTGGCCTGATTGCCATGTTCGTCGGAATGCTAGAACTCGGTATTGCGATTTGGGCCGTCAACGTCATCAACGGCTGCTTTAGCTTTTGGCAAGAACATGCCGCTCAAAAAGCCACCGATTCACTGAAAGAAATGTTGCCAACCTATACGCATGTCATGCGAGCTGGCAAAACGATACAGATCAATGCCACCGACCTTGTTCCCGGTGATGTTTTCACCATTCAAGCCGGAAACAGTATTTCAGCGGATGCCCGTATCATTCAGGGCACGGCCTTACAAGTCGATGAATCTGCTTTGACTGGTGAATCTGTGGCCGTTGATAAAAAGCCCACTTACGATAAAGGTGATGGCAAATTTTCTGAGGCTAATATCGTGTATGCTGGGACCGTGGCCGTCAATGGTACCGCCACGGCAGTCGCCGTTCAAACGGGGATGCAAACCGAATTTGGCCAAATTGCCAGTTTAACTCAGAACCAAAAAACGACCGTTTCACCTTTAACAGCTGAATTGAATCGCCTGACTCGTCAGCTTTCATTAATCGCGATTTTAATCGGCTTGGTCTTCTTTGTTGCCGCAATCTTTTTCGTACATTATCCAGTCGCCAAATCCTTCATTTTCGCTTTAGGGATGATCGTGGCGTTTATTCCTGAAGGGCTCCTACCAACGGTTACCCTTTCGTTAGCACAAGGTGTGACGCGGATGTCTAAAAAGCATGCACTCGTTAAGGAGCTCAGCAGTGTTGAAACGCTGGGTGAAACAACCGTGATCTGTTCAGATAAGACTGGGACGCTCACCCAAAATCAAATGACGATCAATCACGTTTGGCTACGACAACAACATTATCGCGTCAGCGGTGAAGGCTATGTCAATAACGGCCAATTGCTGCTAAATAAACAACCAGTTGATCTCACTAAAGCCCCTGATTTGGCGCTATTGCTTCGAATTTCTGGGTTAGATAACGATACTGAGATTCAACCCGGTAAAACGGCCCAAGCTAAACCAAAGATTTTAGGAACACCAACGGAAGCTGCACATCTCATTTTGACTCAAAAATCAGGACTCGTTCTGGATAAGCTCCGCCAACAATATCCACGACTAGAAGAATTACCTTTTGACTCCGACCGGAAACGGATGACTACCATCCATCGCCAACCCGATGGTCAACAAGTGGTTTACGTTAAGGGCGCTTTGGATGGTATCTTACCGATTTGTGACACCGTTCTCGACAACGGCAAGGTCCGGCCATTAACCGCAACCGACACGGCAACGATTGACGCCGCTAACAAACATTATGCCGCGGAAGGTCTCCGCTCAATGGCGATGGCTTACCGTAGCTACGATGGCCTGCCAACCGATCCGACCGATTGTACAATTGAAAATACGGAACAACATTTGACCTTTGTTGGTTTGACCGTGATGGCCGACCCACCACGACCAGAAATTTACGAAGCCGTTGAAAAATGTCATCGGGCAAACATCCGTATCATTATGGTCACCGGGGATAGTCCCCTCACTGCCAAAAGTGTCGCTGTGAAAATTGGGATTGATAGTGATCAGGTTCGAGTCATTACTGGCGACGAACTGACAGCGATGAGTGACTCTGACCTGCAAACTGCTGTCAAAGGTGAAGTGATCTTTGCCCGGGTTGCGCCAGAACAGAAGTATCGAATCGTCAAAGCTAACCAGCATAACGGCGAAATTGTGGCCGCAACTGGTGACGGGGTCAATGATGCGCCCGCGCTCAAACAAGCAGATATTGGGATTGCCATGGGTGTCACCGGGACAGATGTCGCCAAAGACGCCGCCGATATGATTTTGACGGATGACAACTTTGCTTCGATCGTTGCCGCGATTGAAGAAGGTCGCACCGTTTATAGTAATTTGCAAAAATTCCTACTATACATTTTGAATAGTAATGTCCCAGAAGCGATCCCATCCGTCCTCTTCTTATTCTCACGTGGCTTGATTCCATTACCATTGACCGTTATGCAAATTCTGACTGTCGATTTGGGAACTGACATGTTACCAGCCTTGGGACTAGGTGCTGAAAAGAGTGAACCAGGTATCATGGATCAACCACCGCGTGCTCGTAACGCTCATCTGCTTAACAAAAGTATTATTTGGAAAGCATTTGGTTGGTATGGCATGATTGCCTCAGTTCTTTCAACGGTCGCTTACTTCTTCGTCAACTACTTGCACGGTTGGCCAAACGTCGCCCTGGCCGCCAGTGGTGACACTTATGTCATGGCAACGACGATGACACTAGCAGCCATCGTCTTCTGTCAAATTGCCGCGGCAATCAACTGCCGGACGAAAGTGACCTCTGTATTCAAGATTGGCTTGTTCAGTAACCATCGTGTTTGGTGGGGCATTGGCTTTGAAATCATTCTGATTGCGGTCTTGATGTATGTCCCCGTTTTACAAGGACTTTTTAACACCGCTGCCATCAATGGTCGTGATTGGTTATTGCTCTTTAGTATTCCAATTCCACTGATTCTCATTGAAGAGGCTCGCAAAGCCGTCGTCCGTCGTCGTTTAACGCCTTAA
- a CDS encoding ATP-binding protein, producing the protein MIKRPMYLNQLIQLKDTDFIKIITGVRRAGKSVLLKLYRDYLLSQGVKNEQIIYFNFEEFDLLAVREATQLIALLKPLLRKDSHNYLMLDEIQMVEGWQRVINGIHASYDCDIVITGSNAKMLSGELATLLSGRYVEIPIYPFSFREFLDAKELAIDDRQVDRAFEEYERYGGFPSVILADEKIKDTILSGIFDTIILNDVSMRANVRDSESLKALVGFLADDIGQLVRPAKLANTLKSEGILTSNHTIERYLSLLSDAFLFYRARQYDLRGRGYLRTAGKYFMVDAGLRRNAVGRRPGNYGGQLENIVYLELLRRGYTVDVGKLDVAEVDFIARRVDEILYVQVTYELPRNSHETDNLLNINDNYKKILITQRDYRDVHDIDGIPVINIVDWLLTETTE; encoded by the coding sequence ATGATTAAGCGACCCATGTATTTAAACCAATTAATTCAATTGAAAGATACCGATTTTATCAAGATTATTACTGGGGTTCGACGGGCTGGAAAATCAGTGTTATTAAAGTTATATCGTGATTATCTGTTATCACAAGGTGTTAAAAATGAACAGATTATTTATTTTAATTTTGAGGAATTTGATTTGTTGGCTGTTCGAGAAGCGACACAGCTTATTGCTTTATTAAAACCGTTATTGCGAAAGGACAGTCATAATTACCTGATGTTGGATGAAATCCAAATGGTTGAGGGTTGGCAACGTGTGATTAACGGGATTCATGCCAGTTATGATTGTGATATTGTCATTACTGGATCCAATGCGAAGATGTTATCTGGCGAGTTGGCCACTTTGTTAAGTGGTCGATATGTTGAAATACCAATCTATCCATTTTCTTTTCGTGAATTCTTAGATGCTAAAGAACTTGCTATCGATGATCGACAAGTGGATCGTGCTTTTGAAGAGTATGAGCGATATGGTGGGTTTCCTTCGGTTATTTTAGCGGATGAAAAGATCAAAGACACAATCTTATCAGGAATCTTTGACACAATTATTTTGAATGATGTCTCTATGCGTGCGAACGTCAGGGATAGTGAGTCATTAAAGGCACTGGTGGGATTTCTGGCAGATGATATTGGGCAGCTTGTTCGTCCAGCAAAGCTGGCTAATACCTTAAAAAGTGAAGGAATTCTGACTAGTAACCACACGATCGAACGGTATTTGAGTTTGTTATCGGATGCTTTCTTATTTTATCGCGCACGGCAATATGATTTACGTGGACGTGGTTACTTGAGAACTGCTGGTAAGTATTTTATGGTTGATGCTGGATTACGGCGAAATGCGGTTGGACGGCGGCCAGGAAATTATGGTGGGCAATTAGAAAATATTGTTTATTTGGAATTATTACGACGGGGTTATACAGTCGATGTTGGTAAGCTAGACGTGGCAGAAGTTGATTTTATTGCCCGTCGCGTTGATGAAATTTTGTATGTGCAAGTAACGTATGAATTGCCTCGAAATTCCCATGAAACTGATAACTTGTTGAATATCAATGATAACTACAAGAAAATATTAATTACACAACGTGACTATCGTGATGTTCATGACATTGATGGTATTCCGGTCATTAATATCGTTGATTGGCTACTAACCGAAACGACTGAATAG
- a CDS encoding dihydrofolate reductase family protein produces MRKVQFYGAVSMDGYLATKDERLDWLFQTTGAKEAPTETFMQQVDTAIMGRHTYEYTMAQTTDQLINPFNPATKNIVMTTKPHAGDEHTTFTNADLPTLVEQLRQEDGQSIWIVGGAGVLMPLLTADLVDELYIQIAPVFLGAGIRLFTTTDYQHRFKLVATNQYGQLAELHYAR; encoded by the coding sequence ATGCGCAAAGTTCAATTTTATGGTGCCGTTTCCATGGATGGCTATCTAGCTACCAAAGATGAACGGCTCGATTGGCTATTTCAGACCACTGGTGCCAAAGAAGCACCCACTGAAACCTTCATGCAACAAGTCGATACTGCCATTATGGGCCGTCATACTTATGAATACACCATGGCGCAGACCACTGATCAATTGATTAATCCGTTTAATCCCGCGACGAAGAACATCGTCATGACGACCAAGCCGCATGCTGGCGACGAACATACCACTTTCACCAACGCTGATCTCCCTACTTTGGTCGAGCAATTGCGTCAAGAAGATGGTCAAAGTATTTGGATCGTCGGTGGTGCTGGGGTTTTAATGCCTTTACTCACAGCCGATTTGGTTGATGAACTTTACATTCAGATTGCCCCCGTATTCTTAGGCGCTGGCATCCGGCTATTTACGACCACCGATTATCAGCACCGGTTTAAACTCGTTGCAACTAATCAATATGGCCAATTAGCCGAACTCCACTATGCGCGCTAA
- a CDS encoding GNAT family N-acetyltransferase has translation MEIKLQTVLPSQFAVTAAVVEKAFTGIVQSDHDEHQLIGRLRKSPQYQPTFDLLASTTAGEIIGFSMLSVATVNQQPATGQPLMVLAPLAVLPAYQGQGVGSALVRELERRAHIAGVPAISILGDSAYYGRFGYTTAADFNITAPFDLPDENFMLHELTPHALTHYHGKLHYDAAFGIN, from the coding sequence ATGGAGATTAAGTTGCAGACCGTTTTACCGTCGCAATTTGCAGTAACGGCCGCTGTGGTTGAAAAAGCGTTCACAGGAATTGTGCAGTCGGATCATGATGAACACCAACTCATTGGTCGTTTACGAAAATCGCCGCAGTACCAACCAACTTTTGATTTGTTGGCGAGTACCACGGCGGGGGAGATAATTGGCTTTTCGATGTTATCGGTGGCGACTGTCAATCAGCAACCGGCGACGGGGCAGCCTTTGATGGTCTTGGCCCCGTTAGCGGTATTGCCAGCTTATCAAGGACAAGGCGTCGGCAGTGCCCTGGTTCGTGAGTTAGAGCGACGAGCTCATATCGCTGGGGTACCAGCTATCAGTATTTTAGGTGATTCTGCTTATTACGGTCGTTTTGGCTACACAACGGCGGCTGATTTCAACATTACGGCGCCATTTGATCTGCCTGATGAGAACTTCATGTTGCACGAGCTGACGCCCCATGCCTTGACACATTATCATGGCAAATTGCACTATGATGCCGCTTTTGGTATTAATTAG